A segment of the Excalfactoria chinensis isolate bCotChi1 chromosome Z, bCotChi1.hap2, whole genome shotgun sequence genome:
gctgccaggagggcatccttgaagagcagccagctctcctcaacgtccttgtctttgagggcagcgcgccaggggatcttggccagcattccattgagtagcttgaagtctgctcttctaaagttcagcgtcctggtcctgctctttgccaggcccacatcacttgagatcacaaactcaatcAGGGCATGATCGCTGGAGCCCAGGCATCCTCCAAGCTTGACGCCTCTGATGATCTCCTCAgcgttggtgagcagcaggtccagcaacgCTTGACCTCTGGTCGGTCTGTCCaatacctgaaccagaaagctatcatcaatggattccaagagccttctggagctcttgcagctcgcCGTGTGGTTTTTCCAACAAATGTCCggatggttgaagtcccccaccagGACAAGAGCCCGTGAGCCAGACGCCTCACGCATCTGGAGCAAGAAAGCCTCATCAGCAGCCTCcccttgatcaggtggcctgtagtataCCCCTAATACCAGCTGACCTTTATTAGTCCCATCTCTAATCCTAACCCACAGGCTCTCAACCTgttcttgactgtttttcatggGGAGCTCCTCACAGTTTATCCAATCTCTGACATAGAGAGCGACTCCCCCACCCTTCCTACCTCGCCTGTCTCTCCTAAAGAGTCTATAGCCATCGATGGCAGTATCCCAATTGTGGgagtcatcccaccatgtttctgtgatagcaacaatgtcataactttcagagtgcatcacagtttccagttcctcctgcttgttactCAGGCTTCGTGCATTAGTATAAAGGCACTTCAGCCGGGCTGTCcgtctcaccaccttcataaGCGATCCAGGATCTGctagaacagcagcatccccagcatccccctgccctaCTCCCTCCTTTTGCACTTTGCAATCATTGCCCGCGGAGTTCGGTACAATCCCTCGAATGAACCGTTCAACCCCAGCAGCCCTTGTtttgcccccttcccccttcgttcCTAGTTTAAAGACCTGTCAATGAGTCCCGCTAATTCTTCAGCTAATACCCTCTTACCCCTCAGGGACAGGCTGCGTGCATCAGCAGCCATCATGCCAGGTGCAGTGTAGATTGCCCCATggtcaaaaaaaccaaaattctTGTGTCTGCACCAGCTCTTAAGCCATCTATTTAAGAGATGGGTTTTATGGATCCTCCCTGTACCTTTTCCTGACACCACAGGCGTAGAAGAAAAGATCACCTGCACCCCAGCTCCTTCAAGTATTCGCCCCATTCCCCTGAAGTCTTTCTTGATGGACCTCAGGTTTTCCTTGCcaacttcctcactgccagcctgaattattaAAAGTGGATAGTAATCTGAAGGCTGAATCAACCtagaaattttctttgaaatgtcccTGACCCGtgccccaggaaggcagcacacttctctgcGGGTAGGGTCGGGCCGGCATATAGGGCcttctgttccttgcagaagggagtcacctacAACAATCACCCTTCTGTCCTTACGTGTAGAAGCAGTCTTGAGGCTTCGGGGTGACCGCTTCACCTGAGGCAACTTCAGGGGTGCACCTGCCTCCCCACTCTCACTAGTCCCCCCCTCaagttccagggcctcaaaccggttttgcagaggcacctggggagccGAGGATGGTCGGGGTGGGGGATGCCCCTTCCTCCGAGCAGGTACCCGTTTccactcctcctcccttctcaaaTTACTGCTggggggaagagaggacagGGGGCtcgctgcagtgctgccagctggctGGTTCCCCTTTACCACCTGTTTGTGAGGTGGCAGGGACTGACATGCTCCATCAGGAGCTTCGGCTGAGTGTTGAGAACTTGAAGCTGAGAGGGACTGACACCACCAGTCGATCTCCCTCTCACACTCTTTTATAGTTCTCAGCCTCTCTACTTCCTCCTTCAGGTCAACTACGAGGCTGAGCAAGTAGTTCACCTGGTCGCAGTGAacacaatcactgcctccctcacccagcactgcaagggCCAGGCTCTGGCACTCGGTACAGCCAGAGACCTGCACTCCAGCATCTTGGGTTGGGGGCTCAGTCTGTGTTTCCGCAGACATTTTGGCAGCAACCTTCCTATGAGGCATGTGCAGGACCTCAGTCTGGGTCTCTGCAGTCCTCTTGGTTGCTGCCTCCCGTTTCTGAGAGATTGGGACCCTTGTCTGGGCCTCCTCAGTATTTGTCTGGGCCTCCTCAATattcctggcagcagcctttcGCCGGGGAGCACCCATGTCGAAGCAGAATACTTACCACAGCTACTTACCACATTTCCCATTAATGTTTCCTTGCACAACACTATATGAATTTGCCTTGGGCCAGTGCTATGGAGTACTCCTCAACCAGCAGCTTTCTGAATCAGCTGCATAGCCCCAGGCATATTCTGTCTCAGGTAACTCTCAGATTGCAGTCAGAAGTAATGGAAGCTCATACTACTTCCTGCAGCAGATGTGTTGTAAGAAAATATTCACCAAAAAAGGGCTACACTGGTCTTCACGACCGTGTCATGAGACCTCAGCCAAAAGGTTTTAAGGCTTGGCCTTAAACCTTAGCaggctgcagtgtttgtttCAGGCTGTGCTACAGCATGTCAGTAGTGTGCGTGTTGCTCCAACcattttaatgatattttttaaatcacatgGAAAATACCAAGAGTTTCCAGAAGGTCTTCTGGGAAAGATACATAGAAAAAGGACTGTAGAGAGAAAAGAGACATTTAGAGTGAAAGTGTGAGTTGGCCTGCCCAGTAGAAAAAACACAGCGGTGAACTCAGCCACTTCATTCAAGTATATTTTATTGGGCTAAGTCATTTAACAGTCTGAACTTCTTTCCATAACCACAGAAAGTATGAAGAGATGTGACATACTGTGGTACATATGGATGAAATGAGAAGTTGCATTCCCCAAAAAGATGCATTCAATCCcacagaaagctgctggaagGAATCTGTTCCAAGATGCACACGTGTCAAAAGGGTAAGGTCACAGTTCGTGGTCATCTTTCCTGAAAGTGGAAGCACTGTAAGAAAGAGTCATTGCTGTAACTTCATTGATACAATACCATTACAGAACAGAATTTGGAGACCttttaaacactgcttttgTGTATGCGtgcacatatacatatataattcaTACATAGATAAATAAGTGCatgtctgtatatatatatatatacactgttTTGAGTCCAAGATACACTTTATATGCATTTCATATAACTATACATAAGCTCAGTCTTCTTTGGTAAAAATCATCACATCAAAACagttcattaagaaaaatgagTACCTTTAACTTTGTAAAGCAAGGAATTCAGCCAGATGACTGCTTTTGTGATTAATTCAAGGAGCAGCAATGATACTGAGCTCCTTATTGTATAGAGCTCACAATTTTAGGATTCTATGCATCCATTCCCACAAACGCATCCTTATCTCTTTCTACAGTTAGTTACATTTCAGCTTGTGGATAAGAAGAATATAGGTTGAAAAACCTCTCTGAGTGCATGCTACAACAGGTTGTTGATGGCATGTTAGATGATCACGAGCAACAGACCCAAGCCAGCAACTATCTCTTCAGCATGCTCTAATGCTAGATACAGACAGCTCTTTTTACAACATACCTAGCATATGCAGCATGTTTGCTCAGGCTGAGACAGCCTGATGATGTTCTCCTTTGTAGTGCCTGCACCATCAAGCTGACCTGCTAGCACAAGTCACAAGCACCTCAGTGTCTCTTCAATGCTTCCTCCTGTGTACAACTGAGGACCATGGACAGCCCATTGCAGTGTCTACCTTCTGATTCTCACTTTTTATTACTGCTCAGTTTCTTCTGAGACTTTCTGTCTACCACCACAGATGTATATTTTTAGCTTCTCTGCCCTACCCTGAGTGTGAAAGGGGTCTATCCAAAACCCAGCACTCCAGGAAGTAAGCAGATGCATCAGGAGGCCAGCTTGGCTAAACAAAGATCTCAAAGCGAGTCTCTGACATGAAGGGGCATCACACAGAAGCTGGAAGCAGAGACAGTCTAGACAGGAGGAATTTGGAAGCATTGCATAGGGATGATGCCAGAGAAACCAGTGCTTATTTTGAGATGGGATTTGCAAGGGATATCAATGGACATTAAAGACAGCTTCTAAAGTGTGTATTGTCTTTAAAGTAGGAAATGGGTGAACAAAGACTTGTGAGATCATTGCTGAGGCCAAAAGAGACCAAAAATCCTTCCCTTCTGTCCATAGAGCCACTCATCCTTGAATGCGTTTCTAGACATGTGAAGGAGGAAGGGGTGATTGGAAATCATCATCATGAGTTCACTGAGGGCAAAACATGCCTGACCAGCATGACTGCCTCCTGTAATAAAGTTCCTAGCTGTGTGCATGAGAAGGAGGCAGTGGACAGACAGTGGTAGAAACTGATATACCCAAGGGCAGCAGTGCCTTTCACAAGGACCCAAGCAGGTGGAAAAGAGGGTGGTCTCCCTCTGTATTCACTTGGCAATCACAGTATCTCAGAATATTCTGATCCACAGTAGAACATGACAGGTGCTTTCAGCACAAGTGTTTCTTCACAGGTTTTTCATTGTACTGAAACTGTCTGCAAAGACCACTGTGATAGTCACAACTTACTTAGATGTCTTTGCTCCTTACTGCTAAGAATAGCAAAATCTACCTTAAAATTCCAGACTGTCTGGCTGGACTCGGTTGTGACTTTACTGTGAAGCTTGCAGAGCCAGGTTCATGCTGTGCAGATAGGAAGGGCCAGAATGTTGTCTCTTGTTCTGTAGAAGTGACATCCACTGTGGCAGTCCCAAAACATGCCATGGGCTGCCACTATTTGCTCTTCTGTGCTGGGACCAGGAATCTGATTCCTATGGCCTTATGATACAAGAGGAGCAAGAATCCTGTGTTAAGCTCCTGATGGTTGCCTTGTTATAAGATTTTTGTCAAACGTGAAAGCAGCATGCCTGTAGTCAGAAATGTGCACTTCCAGGTATTGTACAGACAGGATAGTCAAAGGACTGTGAAAGGTCTTCTCCCTTCTCAGGAATTAGTGTGATCTGTGTCATGTATATTCACATGTAATCCAGTGTCTAGGATGCAATACAATATTAGTCAGTGGTCTGAATCATTTCACCAGGTCAGGAATTATCCAGCTATATCCCTGGCCTTGTGAAATGGTTCAGACCACTGACTAATACTGTATGGTATCCCAGACGCTGGATCCAGCTATATTATTGGCCTCACAATAAATTTGCAAATGTCTCTTTTTGAGCCTCCTGATTGCATGGGTTTTGCTGAAGGTAACAATCAGGGAAGCATGATCCCTTCTGAGGCCATTACTTGTCTGAGGTATTTCTATTGTCTGATTCTCCTCTAGTCTGCTAGCAACATCCCATTGAGGCATATTTGCAAACTCAGGGGCATAAACCACTCTGGTTTACATGTTGAACAGctcttcttcctgctgttcATCCTCTTCAtgacatttcacagaatcatagaatcacagaatcatttcagttgtAAGAGACCTTAAAGTTCCAActctctgctgtgggcagggcagCCTCCCACCAGtttaggctgcccaggaccccatccaacctggcctggagtgcctgcagggatggggcaccacagcttctttgggcagctgtgccagggcctctaCCACTATGCATTAAACACTGCAAACACATACAGCATCTGCACAGGCTTAATCTGagtgcagtttttctgttttggagatTCCCTGCTGCAGCATATCTCCATGCTAACAGCACATCAAGCCCTGCTCCTTGCTAGCACAAGTATAATCCTTTTTCTCTGGGGACCCACTTTGGGATCCTTCTACATTGCTGGGCAGGTTTAAACTCAGCCTGCTAGGACTTAGCTGAAATGTTCTGTTATGTGGACAGATCTTTCCCTTCTGACTAGAAAGTTTCCACTCACAATTTTCACTAGCTCATGCATATGGATCAGCACAGCCCTTACGATCGCTAAAACAGAAACAGGTATGCCGTATAGCTGTCTCAAAGAAGTGCACTATCTTGGTAGCAGAAAAGTGCGGTTCATCTACCACAGAGTGTCcaattgttttttaaagccatttacAATATAATAAGAGGCTATCGAATTTAGAGCAGTGAGAGAGTTAAAGCAGCAGGCTCTGTTTTCTGacaatgaaaaagagaaataagtaCAAAGGAAAGTTGAACAATTCAGGCTAGATCCCAGGCAAAGGCTAGATACTGAAATATGTGCTGTCAAATGTTTTGTAATGCAAATGCTGCCCCTGGGAACCTCAGAGGTGAATTTGGACTTCTGTGTTGCATAAAGGCACACAACACTGCTCCATCTAGTTAAGCTTTAGTACTacagatggaaaggaaaacaacagcaatgacAACTCAGTTTCAGTAATTTCCCAGTTTCCAACTGAAAGAAGATAATCTAGGAGATATTTGATTGCAGAATTCAGATTAGGAACTACCCAACATTTTTAGTCCCATAGACAGAGCTGGCCTGTTGACCGCCTATAAGCCTTTCACAGAGGAAGCAAAAGGGCATAAGCCTCGTGCTGTGTACTGAAATTATCTGCACCTTGTCCTCTATCACGTTGCAATGTGTACATTACGCCGGTGTGCTATCAAAGGTTGTCTTTGCCATGGATTGCTTCAGATTCTATCTGTAGCACCAAGAAAAGAATTGCAGTTGACCTAGAAGCACTCCCTACTACCTACCCTTCAGCTACACCAGAGCACCAATCTGACGTAGCATCGTGGGGAGCTGCTGTTCCATCTTCTGCAGATCTGAAAATCCTCCAATGCATGTTTTCCCAATAAACACACGAGGGACCTGGACACAGGAGAGATATAGCTTAATCAGTAATCAGTGACAAGAAAAACTGTGGAGATAATTTACCTAGGGGGCTGACTTTGTGCTAAAGGGGCCAAGAGGTCTAACCATCCCCCAGGTTCTTCCATACAAAGGTGCCAGACAGGATGCACAGCTCCCAGTTCCCTGACTGCCTAACAAGGTCAATTTGAATCGCAAACTTCCATTGCTGTCATAATCTTTTCTCCATGTGCCCTTTTTATGGCCTATTGTCCTCCTCCTGCTTTATAACTATGGCTGTCTACTATTTCCTTACCTATTCTTGTCTCTTTTCATCACATCTGTCCTTTTCTCTCATTCCTCATTTTGTGTTGAATGAATTCCTCTCACTGTGATGGCACACTCAGAACGTGCAGTAGCAGCCAGCCATCTCCTCAAGTCTGTGGCAACAGACAGACAACTTTAGTGTCTACCAGGAGGCCACTTGTCTGGTGACTGAGTGCAGAGGACATGCAATTGGTGCAGAGTCAAGGTGTTAATAAAAGGCTTTCCTAAAGATTAGGAACAATTACTGAACTTTAACATCCAAGACCTCTTCAAGACGTGTGTGTTCCCATAAGATGAGACTGGAAGAGGTCCCATGCAGCCTAGTCTTgtgggaagtgtccctgcccatggcagggcttGGAACTGGTTGGGCTTGAAGCTCCCTTCCAAGTTAAGCAGTTCTGTGGTTATAACTGCAGGACCAGGAAAGACAAGCCTTGTGAGACCTGACCTGGGCAGCACTCAGCATCTGCTTGTCCTCGCTGAGTGAAACACAGTGCAAGCAAACCCTCTCCCCCATGCCTCTGTTGCAGggattttgctttctgtgttcagTAATAACTTATCTCACTGGCCATTAAAATATGTCTTATCATCCAGGGaatttgcttcttctttctgtgtgctgcttctcttgTTACTCATGCTATCAGTACCTCCCCTGCTGTGAAATCACCTGCTACTTTCAGTACGTGGCTCCATGAGCTAAGCTATCCATCCTCTCCATCCTAAATTCCCCTGTTACTGGGCAAGTACTTCTGCTTTCACAGTCCCACTGCCATTGCCAGCACAGCTCAAATCCACTGTGACTGAGCTCACAGTGTGAGTTTTGGTGAGGCCCACAGAGACAGCCACCGGCATGTAGCAGTGTACCTATTGCGGTAGGGAGGGGAAGACATCATATGTACTATGCTTGCATAAAAGATACAACGAGTCTAGGTGCTATAACAGGCTGAGGCTGTGGGAAGAATCATTAGAGGTATTTAGTGGAAGTCATTGCAAAATAAGGGTACTGGGGTTCACCAGCGGCCCTAGGGTGAGTTGTAGGATGCTTGGCTGTCGCATGCACTTCTCAGGAAGCTGAGCAAGCTCACCTGCGTGACATGCAAGGAGTAGCTTAGCTGCTAACATGTTGTTATAACCACATCAGAGGAAGGATAAGCAAAAGAACTGATTACCCCAAGTGCTGTGGAATAACCACACATGAGCCAGGAGGGTAGTGTCAGTGTGAGCGACTCCATTTGGCCCCGGGTTCCTGAGCTCAGAGTGAGGGCAGTGAGAAAGAAGGTTTCATTGCCTCTAAGTGGCTGAAAGTAGGAAAACTAAATGGAATATAAGCCAAGAAGCTGGCTTGATGCTGAGAGCAGGGACTACATGGGAGATGGCAGGTAGCGCTGATGAACAGAGACCAGGACAGCCCCTGCAGGGCCATGCAGAAGTCCTAGAATCAAAGCAAGCCTGGATTTTCCCCAGCTTTCTCTAGGCACACAGTGGGGACACAATCCGTGGCACCCCAGTAGTGTGGAAAAAGCCCCAGAAATGCAGATACCAGTCATTTCTCTTCAGCTTCACCACAAGAAGCTGTTGTTCCTTAGTGTAGTTTGGGttgaatgggaagaaaaaggcGTGTTTGTTTCATGAGGGCACAACTCACTCTGACGCATGAACTGCCCCATCAGCGTGTCAGCGTTTCTGCGGAAATTAATTCCTGAAACTCCAGCACATAGCATTGCTCCGTAATACAAGCGTAATTATTTAATTAAGCTTCAGAATAAGCGGACAATAGGTTTTGAAAGCACAGTGTCTTACTCTGCTGCCGGATGAAATGGGGCAATTCAGAATGCTTTTCCACTTAACACTGGAGGGTGAAACAAGAGTCCAAATTCAGAGAAACTCACAGCTCTACACTCTCTCCTTTCCAAAGGAAAGGATTTACGCAGCTTCAAAGCACAACAGTTGATGGAACTTCTGATCTCAGCGTGACTGTGAAGCTACCCTCTGCACCCACCCAGATCCAACATATGCTACCCTCAGCAGCCAGATCCAACATATGGCTTTTTCTGTGCCTCTGCTCATTGCAACAACAGACAGATTTGGAAGATGTATGAAATGTTACTGGAGTGCCACAGCCCCATGCACAAAAGCACGGCCACACAGATCTATACAGCAGCTGCACAGTAACAGTGCTGCCGGAGAGCAGCAGTGTTTCAAAGCAGAGAGCAATTACAAAAATAGGGAGGGGTGGGGCTTCACCCTGAAACCTGAAAcgttttactgaaaataaagtgcTCGGAAAAGAGACCTCACTTCACCTTCAGTGACAGCTGCCCAGGCTGTCCTCTGGCACAGAATTCAGAAACAAGCACCAGAACTTACAGTTCGCTGTCCTGTTGTTTTCTGGAAGTAATCCTGGATGTCATCCATCCCAGTGATATCAACCACTTCCAGGCATCCTGGCCGAAAGTTGAATTCCTTGAGCAGTGCTATGGCATTGTTGCAGTAAGGGCAGGATCCCTTTACAAAAAGAGTAACTTTATTATCTCCGAGTTTGCTCTTCACAAAAGAATCGACCATGCTGCTGGCTATGGATGAACAGGAATGCTGCTCCTCACCAGTGAGAACAAAGCAGATGGGACAGCAGCACTCGGTCCCAGATATTTATGAACTGAACACTGCCTTCCTCCCTGAAAACTCCTCCCTGGGAGGATGTAATCTCTTACACACCAGATCACATGCTTTAAAGCAACAACACTTCCactttctgtttggttttgtaaaACCTCCCAGTTGGTGAACAAACTAGCAGCATAAAAGCAGGAAGGCGCTTAACTATCACGGGTTATTTCATGGCACGTAATTTGGTACAAGGTTTGCAGTAGTTTCTCATTAACTATTACTTTGCCATTGACTGAGCTGTTGCTGTTGCCTCTCTTTTCTTACAGGGGTGTGGTTGTGCCTTTCCTACCTCCCAGCTTTAGGATGCTGGCATCACAAAGGGACAGTGCAGATGTCAGGAAAGTTGCAGCTAAGGTATTTTAAAGCCACCATTCTCATTCCAGAAACTAAAGCAAAATTTACGTATTTTGTGCATACATATTTTTACATGCAAAATTTCATTAATGGATGGGATTCCCTTTCTTCAGTTTCCAAAAGTGCCTTGATGGATTGTCAGACTTGCTTAAGTTTTCAGAGGGTCTTTGTCTAACCTGTGTCTCCAGCATAAGGCTGCATGAATGCTTCAGTCATGCCAGATAGCAATGTATCACATTTGCAACCGGGCAGATTCAGATTAATGCTGAAACTTCCATTTCCCACTGCTGAGGAAGTCCACAATCTGTCTCATGCTGGAGGAGACTTCTGTATCCTTGGCACAAGGTGAGGGTAATGTGTAGTACTCCAATATCCCTTAGATTGACTACATCTGAGTTTCCCAGGCCACATCTTGGTTAGAAGTTTATCCAGAACAGCATCCATTAGCCAAATTCTTCTACCAGGGGTCAGCAGAATTCCTCTTTACACCTTATGCAGGCCTCAAGCAGCACATAAAAGGGATCCAGTCTAAGATACAAAAAATGAAGTGACTGGGACAGAATACCAGCTATGTGCTTGGGATGGAATTCCATTCTGTCCAGATAAACAAGCTTTATCCTTCCATTGGTCCTTCCTTTAGAGGTTCTCTGAATGATGTATCCTACCCTCCTAAGTGAGTAAACCTATGATGCAAAAGTCAGTTAGTGAGATCGGATGTAATACTTCCTGCTCTGCccaatgctttgcttttttttttttttaattccatctgtttgttttctgtgagtCCTTAACACCTTCCAGACATTTAATTTACACATAAGGGCAGGGTGGCTGCCTTCAGGGGAAGGGAACCCTGCAGGGAACCCAGCCCAAGCCCTTGCTCAGAGCATGGTCACTTtgagcaggttgctcaggatCATGTCTGTAGGGGTTTGAATGTCTCCAAAAATGAAGAACCCAGAGACAGAACAACCAGATGTTTTCCTTATGTTTAGATGAAGTCTCCTGCATTTCCATTTGCCCTCATTACCTCTGGTTATGGCACTGGACagcacagggaagaaaacacCAGAACACATCCCTTCTATTTTAACTTGTCATCAACCTCATAGATTATAGGCAGACACAGGATCTCTTCCCCGGCCCAAAACAGGGCTTCCCTGTTAGCTGCAGCATAGTAGAAGGAAAAGCACACAGATCTGTATCAAAACATAGGtatgctgagctctgctcattcctttgcagaaattaaaaagaaaacatttgacaGCTGGGCCCTATTTGCACATCGTACTGCAGTTCCTTGCCAGGCATCAGCTGTGTCTTAGTACACCACAGAAAATTCCAGGACAGGCATTTCCTGGTTTCAACTTCTTGTCCACTGTCtgttctgaggaaaaaaaaaaaaaagaggacttCTGAGACCAGCTGCTTCGCCAAGATTATTTTATCTGCTAGGTGTGTCTCAGCCTTTGTAATAGGTGTTGTCTGGTTTTCAGTAACCAGCGTCCCATCTTGAAAATACAGCGAAGTTTAAGTACcacctttgtgtttttttgaaGACTGTGTATACTAAATTCATCAATTTGAAAGCTGACAGATTTTGGGAAACTGTGACAGATGCTTAGGGCATTTCTGAAGCCTGCTTTGCCTAAAGATTGTTACGTCGTCACTTTGGGGAGCTCTTACAGTGAGAATATTCTGCTCagataaatcatagaatcacagaatggtttgtgttggaagggatatcaaaccccatccagccccaaccccatgCTGTGGGTAGGACTGCCCCACATCATCTccgctgcccagagccccatccagcctgaccgtaagcacctccagggatggggcaccacagatTCTCTgcgcagctgtgccagcacctcactgccctctgagtaaagaatttcaaCCTAACATCTAACATAAATCTCCCATCTCTTGGCTTAAATCCATCTCCCCTTATCACTTTTAGAATGGGAAAAAAGTGGGTCCCCTTCCAtcttataagctcccttcaagtactggatggccacaatgaggtctctgcacagccttcccttctcccgactgaacaagcccaggtccctcaacctttcttcagagctagggaggtgctccagccctctgatcatctttgtggcctcctctggatccactctaacagctccacatccttttTATGCTGGGAGTCctaggcctggatgcagtactacagatggggcttcacaaggACATAACAAGGAGGCAATCCCATCCCTCTCCCTGCTTCCATTCTTCTCatacagcccaggatatggttggtgGATTCAGTGTGGGGGTCCAaacaaaagctaaaaaaaaaaaaaaaaaaaaaaagaggaaattttaCAAAGTATGCTTACTTTGGTCTGTACTTGTGCAAAGAACACAGAGAAGGTAGGGAACCTTTGAAATCACACTTGACACTATAAAAAATAAGAGCCCAAATAATTCCTGGAATGTGAGAGACAAGCATAGCTGAGAGATATCTCCTCTTCAAGAAGTACCTCAAAGGCCTACTGTTGTGGCTATTTTTGCTTATGTGATGGCTCCCAGAACCAGCTTGTGTCCCATGCCCCTGTACATgtcaaaaataagaaatatagTCATGCCTTTGCGTGACAAAAACTCCTAGGATCCTATTTCCTGAGCCTTGGACTGAAGACTCCCAGGGAAAATAAGGCTGCAAGAGAGGACTCACAGTGCTCACACTGTCATATTCTTTCCAGTGTAATGATA
Coding sequences within it:
- the GLRX gene encoding glutaredoxin-1 — its product is MVDSFVKSKLGDNKVTLFVKGSCPYCNNAIALLKEFNFRPGCLEVVDITGMDDIQDYFQKTTGQRTVPRVFIGKTCIGGFSDLQKMEQQLPTMLRQIGALV